In the Deltaproteobacteria bacterium genome, AAAATCTGTATTTTTCCCAATCTTCCGGGAAATTTTTATAAACCAATCGCCCTTCATTCTCTAATTGTTCCATTAAACCTGTCCCGGGAAGGGGGGTAAGAATACTGAGTTGGATGATATCTATCCCCGAATGGACCAAATCCCTGGCCATTTTTTTATAATAAGCCGGGGATTCAAAATCATTACCCAGAATAAAGGCCCCAAATACCGATATTCCATATTTGTGAAAGATATCCACCACTTTTTTGTAATTGTCAGCCCCAATTTTCAGATTAATCCCTTTTTTCATGCTCTTTAGAGTATCCTTGTCGGTCGTCTCAAACCCTACAAAAGCAAACATACAGCCGGCTTGGGCCGCCAGTTCTATCAAGGTTTCATCTTCGGCGGCATTGATCGAAGTTTGCATCCACCATTTTTTATGATACCCCCTCTTTATCATGCCTTCAAACAGGCCCCTGGCCCTTTTTTTGTTCTCAGGGCTGTATCCGATCAGGTTGTCATCCAAAAAGGAGATGTATTGACTTTGAATTTGATCCAATTCTTTTAGTACAGCGTCGGGATTGCGTTGTCTGTACTCTTTGCCCAGATACCTTGAAACCGAACAAAAATGGCAGTTAAAGGGGCAGCCCCGTGAGGTTTGGATCGAATTCCAGAGATAGTCAGGGTTTAATAAATCACGCCTGGGCGTGATCTCAGACTCAAACAGATCAAGCTGAGGTCCTTTGTATTTGGGGCGCAGGGCATTATTTTCAAAGTCCCTGATCACTTTCCCCCAGATACCCTCCACCTCCCCGATCACAACGGCATCGGTATGTTGTAATGCTTCATCGGGGAGCATAGAGGCATGGATACCCCCGAGAACGGTTTTAATCTTCTTTTCCCGGTACCTTCGGGCGATCGCATAAGCCCTGTTAATATTGCTGGTAAAGGCCGTAATCCCTACCAGGTCAGCCTCCTCGAAGGCAAAGGGGGTAAAATTTTCATCCCGTATTACAATTTCCCAATTTGATGGAGTAACGGCAGCCACATAGGCAAGGCTTAAGGGTGGAAGGGTGGAAAATTTACTTAAAAGATATCCGCTTTTGTGACCCACCGGATTTATCAAAAGTAGTTTCTTCATGCCAATAAAAGACCTTTCGTGTTTTTACACGGTTATTAGTTGGATTAAGCGATGGGAAAATTCAGCCGATAAAACGATTTTTCAAATTTAGAAAAAGAGCACCCGATGATAAAAGAGTTTCCCCGATCTTTAGGCCGCAAGCAAAGACCTTATTTCTTTCCTTGACTGGTATTTTGTGCCATAGTATGTTCATATAGATAAAAAGTAAACACTAAAAAACATCAAGCCAATACCAATAATAGGCTTGTAAAAACTGGAACTTGCTTCTAATTTTATATTCTGGTGAAAGCCGGGATACAGAATTTTACTATGACCCTGACATATATCCTATCGCAGTTAAGAATGCTTTCCAATATTTCGGCCTGGGAGATCCGTCGGCTCCGGAAGAAAAGTCATCAAAGGTACCTCATATTCGACCATATCGAATCTCAGCGTCTGGTGGAAACGGAAAAATTCATTATCACTCTTTACAAGGAATATGAACATCAAGGCCAAAAAGTCTTAGGCGAATCTACGGTCTCTCTCTCGGAAGGAGATAATGCCAGGGAACGGCTGACACTGGGGTTGGAGATGGCTGGTTTGGTGGCCAATCCGGTCTTCTATCTGCCCGAAAAGGGATTGAACTATGGACAGGTTCAGACCGTTGATCCTGAAATCATGGAACGCCCCCTGGTCTATCTGGACCGGATACAGGATGATTTTATAAAAATACCGCTGGAAAAGGTAAAAAGAAGTTCGGCGGAAATTTTTATCGAAGTCAAGGAATTGTTTCTCCTGAATTCCAATGGCTTGGAAAAAGAAGACTCTGAGACTGACATTTTTGTCGATTTTGTTTTATTGGCCGAAAAAGGCTCCAGGTTGGAAGGGGAAAGTCAGGGGATGAAACAGGCCCGTTTTTATAAAGATCTTCAATTGCCGGAAATGGTCCAGGAATATGCCCGATATGCTCGGGAATCCCTGGAAGCCCGTATTCCACAAGCGGGATTTTATCCGGTTATCTTTTCTGGAGAGGCATTGGATAACCTTTTTAATTTTTTTTGCCTCCAGGCTTCGGGCCCGGCCCATTTTCAAAAATGGTCTCATCTGGCAATCGGGCAGCCGGTAATCCCCGATTTGTCTGGAGAGTCCTTAAGCCTTTCCAGCAATCCCGGTCTACCCGGAGGTATCAAAAGCCGGGCCTTTGATAATAACGGGTTACCTCTCAATCGGGTCGAAATAATAAAAGAAAACATTTTTAAAAGAAGGATGAACAACAAACGGTACGCCGATTATCTGCATGAAGAAGCCACGGGAGATTTTTCCAACGTAGAGGTGTCAGCCGGTTCAAAATCCTCTAAAGATTTATTGGCCGGAGGTCCTTGCTATCATTTAATCCGATTTTCGACCTTTGAACCCAATCCCATTACCGGAGCATTTTCCGGCGAGATTCGAACCGGCTATTTTCTTGGGGATGGTCAAAGAATCCCTATAAAAGGGGGATCGGTTTCCGGGACCATGCAAGAAGCCTTTAAAGAAGCCTTCTTCTCTAAGGAAAGTGCCCAAAGAGAAGCCTATCTCGGTCCGGAAGCGGTTCGGATTGAGAAGCTCGATATAGCGGGAAATTAGCTTAAAAGATTAAAAGGGAAAAGAATATCTTTTCTAAATAGTCAGGAAACAAAGATGGAAGACCCCCTTCTTTACAACAGCCGGCTTATAAAAAACTATGTTGAATACCTTCGGAAATATTATCCCCAAATTGATCCGAATGATATTTTGGAATATGCGGGGATCGAAACGTATGGGCTTGAAGAAAGCGGGCAATGGTTAACCCAAAAGCAGGTTGACCGGTTTCATGAGAAACTTAATCAGCTTACCGATAATTCCAACATTTCCCGTGAGGTAGGACGTTTTTCATTTTCGGGTACTGCCTTGGGACCAATAAAAAAATATGCCTTTGGATTTCTGAGTCCATCGTTGAGTTACCTCTTAGCGGAAAAAATCGCCAATAAAATAACCCGAACCATCAGTTTTAAAGTAAAGAAACTGGGAGGACGAAAGGTCGAAATCCGAATTGAATTAAAGCCTGGGGTAAAAGAAGGCCTTGCTCAGTGTGAGAATCGCATCGGGATATTTGAAGTTCAGGCCAAGTTATACACCAAAAAAATGGCTCACGTCGATCACCCCGAATGTGTTCATAGGGGAGGGGAAATATGCAGGTATATTGTCTCCTGGGAAAAGACCTCATCCTATATCTGGAAATTGATCCGGAACTATAGTTTTCCAGTAAATTTTCTACTGAATTTGGCCTTATATTTTGTCTTGCCTTTTGATTCCTGGATTTGGCTGGTCAAGATTTGTGTGCTGATTAATATGGGGATCATTATCCTTTCAGAACACATGGAAAAAAAGGAGTTGATCAAGAATATCACCGAGGAAAGCGAGGCCACCCAATCTTTACTAAACGAAACGAACCGACGTTATAATGAGGTACTTTTAATACAGGAAATCGGCCAGACCCTGTCCATGATCCTGGATATCGATGTTTCGCTCCGGGCCATCATGGAGGCCATGAGTAAGCGGCTGGATTTTGACCGGGGGATGATCCTTTTGGCCGACAAAGAAAAGATCAAACTGAATTATGTCACCGGTTATGGCTACGATCACGAAGATGAAGAGTATTTTAAAAAAGTCGAATTTGGTTTGGACAACCCCAAATCTCAGGGAATGGCCGTAGAATCGTTTAGGAAGCAGATTCCTTTTTTAATTAACAACACGGACGAGGTCGAAAAAAAACTTTCTCTAAAAAGCATGGAATTTCTTCGCCGGGTCGGCACCCAGTCGTTTATCTGCGTCCCCATTGTTTACAAGGAAGAGTCTCTCGGCATTCTCCTGGTGGACAACCTGACCTCCAAAAGGCCCTTGACCCAGGGCGACCTGAGCCTCCTGATGGGGATCGCCCCCCAGATTGCCATCAATATCAATAATGCCGTGGTTTATAATAAGATACGGGAAAGCGAAGAACGGTTTCGATCGTTAAGTGAAAATACGCCGGATATCGTCTTTGCCCTGGATCATGAGGGGATTTTTTCCTATGTGAATCCGGCTTGGGAAAGGATATTAGGACATTCCCCGTCTGAAGTGATTGGGCGAAAAATGATTGATTTTGTCAAAAGGGAAGATTCTGAAAAGTTTCAACAACTCTTTGATCAGGTCTGGGGGGAAAAGACCATCATCCGGGATGTCTTGGGGACCTTTTTACAAAAGGACGGTAAAGAAAAGATCTTTAGTGCCAGCGGCGCCCCTAATTTTGACCCTGATGGAAATGTGACCAGCTTGGTGGGTATTCTTAGGGATATTACGGAGCAGGCCCTCTTGGAGTCACAACTCCGTCAGGCCAAGAAGATGGAAGCCATCGGAACCCTGGCTGGGGGTATTGCCCATGATTTTAATAACCTGCTTATGGGTATTCAGGGCTATACTTCCCTGATTCTCATGACGATGGATGAGACCCATCCTTTTTATGAAAAATTGGACGGCATCAACCAACAAGTCCGGAGTGGCGTGGATTTAACCAGGCAACTCCTGGGATTTGCCAGAGGCGGAAAGTATGAGGTAAGGCCGGTTAATATAAACCTGATCCTCCAAAAGTCTGCTGAAATGTTCGGGAGGACGAAAAAGGAAGTTCGTATTCACAGCCAAATCCAGGAAGACCTCTGGACCGTGGAAGTCGATCAAGGCCAGATTGAACAAGCCTTGTTGAACCTCTTCGTGAATGCCTGGCAAGCCATGCCCGGAGGAGGCTCCCTTTATTTGAAAACCCGGAATATTGTTATTACTTCCTATGGTTCCGACCAGCCCAGACCTGGGAAATATGTCAAGATTTCCATAAGGGATACCGGAGAAGGGATGGAGGAAAAGGTTATTGAGAGGATTTTTGAACCTTTTTTTACCACCAAAGAGATGGGCCGGGGGACGGGTTTAGGGTTGGCCATGGTTTATGGTATTATCAAAAGCCATGGGGGAAGTATTTTTGCATCCAGTCAAAAAGGCCAGGGAAGTACCTTTTCCATCTATCTCCCGGCATCGGATAAAAAGATGGTCCCTGAAGAAAAACCCCAGGAAAAACCGGTTCGCGGACAAGAAACCATTCTTTTAGTGGATGATGAGGAAGTAATTCTTAAAGTAACCCGGGAAATCCTGGAGAGCCTGGGATATCTCGTTTTGTCCGCCAATAGCGGCCAGGAAGCCTTGTCTCTGTTCAGGGAGAAACATCATGAAATCGACATGATTATTTTGGACATGATCATGCCGGATCTGAAAGGAAGCCAGACCTACGATGGATTCAAAGAGGTGTCCTCCCCTGTTAAAGTGCTTCTCTCCAGCGGATATAGCATTGACGGGCAAGCCGCCTTACTTATAGAAAGGGGCTGTAAGGCCTTTATTCAAAAACCGTATACGGTTTCGGAATTATCACAAAAGGTGAGAGAGGTTTTAGACCTGCCGTGATGGAATAACGCGATCCAAACGATTTTGTATCAGTTTAGCCGGAGGCCAGGGTTGTTTTGTTCAATCCCGCCTCTCACGGGATGAACAAAAAATGATTCTCTCTGCGTTCTTGGCGCCTTTGCGGTGAAGAAAACCCCTTTTTATAAACGTGTTACCTTGTTTGAAATTTGAGGGATGCAAAGGAGGAAGACCATGGAATTGATCGTTCAAAAGTTGGAAATTCCGGAAGGGGCCAACCTTATTTTTGGCCAAACCCACTTTATTAAAACCGTGGAAGACCTCTACGAAATTCTGATCGGATCGGTACCGGGGATTAAATTCGGATTGGCCTTTTGTGAGGCCTCGGGAGATTGCCTGGTTCGAGCCATCGGAAATGATCCGGAGTTAGAAGCGGCGGCCATCAATAATGCCAGGAATATCGGAGCAGGCCATACTTTTAATATCCTCATTCGTCAGGCCTTTCCCATTAATGTCTTGAACGCCATTAAAAGCTGTCCGGAAGTCTGCTCCATCTTTTGTGCAACAGCCAATCCAACGGAGGCCATTCTGGCCCAGACCGATCAGGGCCGGGGGGTCCTCGGTGTGGTGGACGGCTTTTCTCCAAAGGGCGTTGAAGGGGAAGAAGGCCGGGTATGGAGAATGGATATTTTAAGAAAATTCGGTTATAAGCTATAGATAAGCTATATAGAAAGGTTAGGAAATGATTCGATCCAGACTTTGGCTGCAGTGTGCCGCCATGAAGGATGCTGTAACTCCCGTCCTGGTCCAGTCGGCGGTTATCGGCTGGGAAGGGAAAAACCGTTCCATTGATTTGACCATCGAGCGGCCCTTTAAAGGAGAAGAGTTAATTAAGCGTATGAAAGGTTGGGTTACGGTTGATCCCAACGAGGTGATCTCTTTAATTAAGCCGGAGGGGTTCTTGAAGGTTTACGATCAAGGTCAACTTATCGTGGAAACCGACTCCAAAGAATTGGTGGACCAGATCGGGCAACGATTAAAAGACCGATTTGGGGATCGTGTTTCTCTCGAAATAATGGCCGAGGGATAAGGGTGGCCATAACAAGATGACTGCTTTAAAACAACGAACCTTAATCGTCCCTCCCTTCCTGCAAAAAGGGGATACCATCGGGATTGCCACCCCGGCCAGCCCTTATCAGTCTCAAACCTTTCAGCAAGGCATTCAGCTTTTAGGGCAATGGGGGTTTAAAATCGTTCTGGGACGAAAAAAAATCGGCCGAAAGGGGTATCTGGCCGGAACGGATCAGGAAAGGGCCGAAGAATTAATGGCCCTCTTTACCAACCCGGAAATCAAGGCCATCCTTTGTTCCCGCGGGGGCTATGGGGCCATGCGGATTTTGGATTATCTGGACTTCGGAAGGATCAAAGAGCACCCGAAAATTTTTATGGGGTTCAGTGATATTACCGTTTTGTTGACCGCCCTAAAGGAAAAAGCCGGTCTGATGACCTTTCACGGCCCGATGATCACCACTCTATCTCAGTTAAGCTCCCATTCCCTGATGAGGGTTCAGGATGCTTTGGCCGGGCATTACCGTCTTGATCTCCCTTTGGACAAAAAAAAGGCCATTATTCCGGGAAGTGCCCAGGGAGTCCTTTGGGGCGGAAATTTGACCCTATTGGCCCATTTAATAGGGACCCCTTATGAGCCGGTCTGGGACCGGGCCATCCTCTTTCTGGAGGATTGCGGAGAAGAACCTTACCGTTTGGACCGCCTTTTTATGCACCTGAAATTACGAGGGTGTCTGGAAAAGGTTTCGGCCATTCTCCTGGGCCAATTCAGTACCTTGAATCATAAAGAGATCCCTTTAAGCACGATAAAAAATATATTGGGGACATTGAATATCCCGGTCTGGACCGGGTTGCCTATCGGCCACGGCACCCGGAATATCCCCATCCCCATCGGTGCCCCTGCCTTCATAGATGGTGAAAAGGCCTTGTTGACCGTGGAAATTTAAATAAGCAAAATGCAAGGTGGGTTACGCTTCGCTGCACCCACCCTACAGGAATTTTGCCACCTGATCGACAAAATTTTGTCGATGTATCGGTACTAAGCACCTAATGCCTTCTTTTCCCAAAATCCATCAATTCATGCACTCTGCAGTGGAGGAGAGGGTCTTTCCCGGCGCCGTATTATTGGTAGCCCTTGGGGAAAGCATCCTTTTCCATGAAGCTTATGGTTATTCTTCCCTGATCCCTGAAAAACAGACCCTTCAAAAAGAGACTATTTTTGATCTGGCCTCCTTAACCAAACCCCTGGCCACTACCCTGGGAATCATGGGCCTGATAGAAAAAGGGCGCTTGTTCCTGGATCAAAATTTGGAATCGGGAGATGAAAGAAATTGGGGACCTGAAAAATCGGGGATCACCATTCGCCAGCTTTTAGCCCATTCGGCCGGTTTTGAGGCCTACCGGCCCTATTATTTGGATTTGAGTCATGAAAAAGGGGACAAAAAAAAAATCCTCCGGGATTGGGTCAGAAGGACACCATTTATAGGTCCTCCGGGGGGTCAAACTTTATACAGTGATCTGGGCTTTATTGTCCTGGAATGGATTTTTGAGGCGGCGGCCGGAGAGGCCCTGGACACCTGGATCCAAAAAAATATTTATAGCCCCTTGGGGCTGGCTGGTTTGGGGTTTCGGCCCCTGTCCCGGTCCGGTGTGGTCAATCCTGAAACGTATGCCGCCACCGAAGACTGCCCCTGGCGGAAAAAGATCCTGCGGGGAGAAGTCCATGATGAAAATAGCTATGCCGTAGGCGGGGTCTCAGGCCAGGCCGGACTCTTTGGTACGGCTTCCGATATCTTTCGGTTATTGCGGGCCTTAAAAAGGGCCTATGATCATCCGGAGGCCGCCGGCCTTTTCGACGGGAAGCTGGTCCGTTTATTCTGGCAAAGGCAGAACCGGCCCGAGGGGACAACCAGGGCCCTGGGCTTTGATACCCCGGCGGCAACCGGCTCCATGGCAGGCCGTTTCTTTTCCAAAGAAACGGTGGGCCATCTGGGATTTACCGGGACGTCCTTCTGGCTGGACCTGGAAAGAGACCTGTCGGTTGTTCTTCTAACCAACCGCATTCATCCTACCCGGGCTAATGAGAAAATAAAATCCTTCAGGCCCTTGCTCCACGACCTCGTCTTCCAGGAAGTCCTGGCCCAGGAAACCTTTTGACTTTATATTCTATTTTAGTTAAACTAATATGTTTTTGTTTGTGGAATACCAAATTCTAAATCGATAAGGGATTGATATGATTCCCATTATGGAACCGTGGCTCGATCATCAGGAGATCGACCGGGTAATGCATTGCCTTAAAACCGGGTGGATATCCTCCCAGGGTGAATATATACCGGAATTCGAAAAGGCCTTTTCCGATTTTTGCCAAGCCCGTTACGGAGTAGCCACCTCGAATGGAACCACGGCCTTGCATCTGGCCCTGCTCACCCTGGGTATCGGCCCTGGGGATGAGGTGATTGTTCCGGCCTTAAGCTTTATCGCCACCGCTAATGTGGTGGTCTATACGGGAGCCCGTCCTGTTTTTGCGGATGTGGATGAAAAAACCTGGACTCTGGATCCCTCTCTGGTCCATCCCTTGATAACCGAGAAAACCAGGGCCATTATTCCGGTTCACCTTTACGGACACCCTACCGACATGGAACCCATATTAAATTTGGCCAGGGATTATCACCTTTGGGTCATTGAGGATGCCGCCGAGGCCCATGGGGCGGAATACCAGGGCCGGAAAGTCGGGTCTTTAGGGGATATGGGTTGTTTCAGTTTTTACGGAAACAAGATTATTTCCACCGGTGAGGGCGGGATGCTGGTAACCGACAATAAGGAGTGGATGGAAAAGGCCCTTATTCTCCGGGACCATGGAATGTCCAAGGAGAGAAAATATTGGCATCCGGTCATAGGGTATAATTTTCGAATGACCAATATCCAGGCGGCAATCGGTTTGGGGCAGATAACCAAACTGGATCAGTTGATCGAAAAAAAGAGGGCGATAGCCGGTTATTATACCGATAAAATAAGTAAACTTCCCGGTATCATTCTGCCGGCAGAGGAAAAATGGGCCAGGTCGGTCTTCTGGCTCTACAGCATTTTTTTGAAACCGGAAACCCGTAAGAACCGGGATGATTTGATCACCTTTCTGGCCAGGGCCGGGGTGGAAAGCCGCCCGGTTTTTTATCCCATACCCGGTATGCCCCCCTATCAGAATCATGGGAATTATCCGGTGGCTGAATGGATTTCAAAAGGGGGGATCTCCCTTCCCTCGGGATTCCAGTTGACCCGGACCCAACAGGATCAGGTCATTGGACTGATCCAGGAATTCCTGGAAGGATAAAGGGGCCCGGCCATCGAAATCTCCATTATTTTACCCACATATAATGAGAAGGAAAACATCGTTGAACTAATCCGTTCGATTTTAGAGGTGTTGTCCCTGTCAGCCTTTAAGCCCCGGATAATCGTGGTGGATGATAACAGCCCTGACGGGACGGCCGATCTGGTCAGGAGAAGCTTTTCCGATCGACCGGAGGTCTCCTTAATCCTCAGAAAAGAGGAAAGGGGCCTGGCGACGGCCATTGCCGCCGGCATTGAGGCGTCCCGAACGGAGGTAATCATTCTCATGGATACGGATTTCAACCATCATCCGAAGGATCTTCCCAGGCTTTTGGAACAATTGCCGGAAGCGGATATGATTATCGGATCCCGATATGTTCCCGGGGGCGGAATGAATACTTCCCGCATTAGATATTTAGGAAGCTGGGTCTTCAATGTTTTTATCCGTCTGGTTTTGGGGTGTCCGGTAAAGGATAATTTGAGCGGCTTTTTGGTCCTTAAAAGAGAAGTCATCTTGCGTTTGAAAAAGCAGCCTATTTTTTATGGGTATGGCGATTATTGCATTCGTTTGATTCATCATGCCCGTAAGGCCGGTTTTATCATCCGGGAAATCCCGGTGGTGTATGAGCATCGCTTGGGGGGCGAAAGTAAAACCGACTTTGTTAAATATCTGGTGGACTACACCAAGGCCACCCTGGCTCTTCGATTCGGAAAGTGACGATAAAAGGATTTTTTATTTAATTATATGGGAATTTAATCGTTTAGAAATTTAACGTGAGGGTTACTATGGAAAAAACAACTGGTAAACGGGCCTTAATTACCGGCGTGACCGGCCAGGACGG is a window encoding:
- a CDS encoding DegT/DnrJ/EryC1/StrS family aminotransferase, producing the protein MIPIMEPWLDHQEIDRVMHCLKTGWISSQGEYIPEFEKAFSDFCQARYGVATSNGTTALHLALLTLGIGPGDEVIVPALSFIATANVVVYTGARPVFADVDEKTWTLDPSLVHPLITEKTRAIIPVHLYGHPTDMEPILNLARDYHLWVIEDAAEAHGAEYQGRKVGSLGDMGCFSFYGNKIISTGEGGMLVTDNKEWMEKALILRDHGMSKERKYWHPVIGYNFRMTNIQAAIGLGQITKLDQLIEKKRAIAGYYTDKISKLPGIILPAEEKWARSVFWLYSIFLKPETRKNRDDLITFLARAGVESRPVFYPIPGMPPYQNHGNYPVAEWISKGGISLPSGFQLTRTQQDQVIGLIQEFLEG
- a CDS encoding adenosine-specific kinase codes for the protein MELIVQKLEIPEGANLIFGQTHFIKTVEDLYEILIGSVPGIKFGLAFCEASGDCLVRAIGNDPELEAAAINNARNIGAGHTFNILIRQAFPINVLNAIKSCPEVCSIFCATANPTEAILAQTDQGRGVLGVVDGFSPKGVEGEEGRVWRMDILRKFGYKL
- a CDS encoding LD-carboxypeptidase, coding for MTALKQRTLIVPPFLQKGDTIGIATPASPYQSQTFQQGIQLLGQWGFKIVLGRKKIGRKGYLAGTDQERAEELMALFTNPEIKAILCSRGGYGAMRILDYLDFGRIKEHPKIFMGFSDITVLLTALKEKAGLMTFHGPMITTLSQLSSHSLMRVQDALAGHYRLDLPLDKKKAIIPGSAQGVLWGGNLTLLAHLIGTPYEPVWDRAILFLEDCGEEPYRLDRLFMHLKLRGCLEKVSAILLGQFSTLNHKEIPLSTIKNILGTLNIPVWTGLPIGHGTRNIPIPIGAPAFIDGEKALLTVEI
- a CDS encoding glycosyltransferase — translated: MEISIILPTYNEKENIVELIRSILEVLSLSAFKPRIIVVDDNSPDGTADLVRRSFSDRPEVSLILRKEERGLATAIAAGIEASRTEVIILMDTDFNHHPKDLPRLLEQLPEADMIIGSRYVPGGGMNTSRIRYLGSWVFNVFIRLVLGCPVKDNLSGFLVLKREVILRLKKQPIFYGYGDYCIRLIHHARKAGFIIREIPVVYEHRLGGESKTDFVKYLVDYTKATLALRFGK
- a CDS encoding B12-binding domain-containing radical SAM protein, which gives rise to MKKLLLINPVGHKSGYLLSKFSTLPPLSLAYVAAVTPSNWEIVIRDENFTPFAFEEADLVGITAFTSNINRAYAIARRYREKKIKTVLGGIHASMLPDEALQHTDAVVIGEVEGIWGKVIRDFENNALRPKYKGPQLDLFESEITPRRDLLNPDYLWNSIQTSRGCPFNCHFCSVSRYLGKEYRQRNPDAVLKELDQIQSQYISFLDDNLIGYSPENKKRARGLFEGMIKRGYHKKWWMQTSINAAEDETLIELAAQAGCMFAFVGFETTDKDTLKSMKKGINLKIGADNYKKVVDIFHKYGISVFGAFILGNDFESPAYYKKMARDLVHSGIDIIQLSILTPLPGTGLMEQLENEGRLVYKNFPEDWEKYRF
- a CDS encoding PAS domain S-box protein is translated as MEDPLLYNSRLIKNYVEYLRKYYPQIDPNDILEYAGIETYGLEESGQWLTQKQVDRFHEKLNQLTDNSNISREVGRFSFSGTALGPIKKYAFGFLSPSLSYLLAEKIANKITRTISFKVKKLGGRKVEIRIELKPGVKEGLAQCENRIGIFEVQAKLYTKKMAHVDHPECVHRGGEICRYIVSWEKTSSYIWKLIRNYSFPVNFLLNLALYFVLPFDSWIWLVKICVLINMGIIILSEHMEKKELIKNITEESEATQSLLNETNRRYNEVLLIQEIGQTLSMILDIDVSLRAIMEAMSKRLDFDRGMILLADKEKIKLNYVTGYGYDHEDEEYFKKVEFGLDNPKSQGMAVESFRKQIPFLINNTDEVEKKLSLKSMEFLRRVGTQSFICVPIVYKEESLGILLVDNLTSKRPLTQGDLSLLMGIAPQIAININNAVVYNKIRESEERFRSLSENTPDIVFALDHEGIFSYVNPAWERILGHSPSEVIGRKMIDFVKREDSEKFQQLFDQVWGEKTIIRDVLGTFLQKDGKEKIFSASGAPNFDPDGNVTSLVGILRDITEQALLESQLRQAKKMEAIGTLAGGIAHDFNNLLMGIQGYTSLILMTMDETHPFYEKLDGINQQVRSGVDLTRQLLGFARGGKYEVRPVNINLILQKSAEMFGRTKKEVRIHSQIQEDLWTVEVDQGQIEQALLNLFVNAWQAMPGGGSLYLKTRNIVITSYGSDQPRPGKYVKISIRDTGEGMEEKVIERIFEPFFTTKEMGRGTGLGLAMVYGIIKSHGGSIFASSQKGQGSTFSIYLPASDKKMVPEEKPQEKPVRGQETILLVDDEEVILKVTREILESLGYLVLSANSGQEALSLFREKHHEIDMIILDMIMPDLKGSQTYDGFKEVSSPVKVLLSSGYSIDGQAALLIERGCKAFIQKPYTVSELSQKVREVLDLP
- a CDS encoding serine hydrolase, whose protein sequence is MPSFPKIHQFMHSAVEERVFPGAVLLVALGESILFHEAYGYSSLIPEKQTLQKETIFDLASLTKPLATTLGIMGLIEKGRLFLDQNLESGDERNWGPEKSGITIRQLLAHSAGFEAYRPYYLDLSHEKGDKKKILRDWVRRTPFIGPPGGQTLYSDLGFIVLEWIFEAAAGEALDTWIQKNIYSPLGLAGLGFRPLSRSGVVNPETYAATEDCPWRKKILRGEVHDENSYAVGGVSGQAGLFGTASDIFRLLRALKRAYDHPEAAGLFDGKLVRLFWQRQNRPEGTTRALGFDTPAATGSMAGRFFSKETVGHLGFTGTSFWLDLERDLSVVLLTNRIHPTRANEKIKSFRPLLHDLVFQEVLAQETF